In Microbacterium sp. 1.5R, the following are encoded in one genomic region:
- a CDS encoding cupin domain-containing protein, which yields MNTMSSALAAVAAADIRIGTGNSRRFVGADHGAAISYFYVENQPGDGPGLHWHPYPETWVVLEGTARITVGADTIVASAGDTATGPAFVPHSFTNIGRGTLRLIGIHASATIIQTFLSED from the coding sequence ATGAACACCATGTCATCTGCTCTCGCAGCCGTCGCCGCAGCGGACATCCGCATCGGAACCGGGAACAGCCGACGCTTCGTCGGCGCGGATCACGGTGCGGCCATCTCCTACTTCTACGTCGAGAATCAGCCCGGCGACGGGCCCGGGCTGCACTGGCATCCCTACCCCGAGACGTGGGTGGTGCTCGAAGGCACGGCGCGCATCACGGTGGGCGCGGACACGATCGTCGCCTCCGCCGGTGACACGGCCACGGGCCCGGCCTTCGTGCCACACTCCTTCACGAACATCGGTCGCGGAACGCTGCGCCTCATCGGCATCCATGCGTCCGCCACGATCATCCAGACCTTCCTCTCCGAGGACTGA
- a CDS encoding ArsR/SmtB family transcription factor, with protein sequence MYRNSVVAGADTPREGVEHPDHRVEFLLSPGDIQAVRFGISPGHELAHAVRVLLRPAQHPLQWGWLRAVRDRLPRESFRLLAVVVGDDGYLPDFFTTAPAWDMTPETELSALRSAPLDPLRVDLGKMVIRSTGARRRALRDMQQQPERARAMIADAWSEMWDAALAPVWPQLDRLLRADIAVRSRVIATSGIREMAGGLHPKVTWGDGAVRVSLRRHSEVVDCHGSGLVLVPSVMSTWGCMVLTEPPAQPTLFYPARGVTAGWSRDAAEISGALGALLGPARAGILLGAGTSRTTSQVAQDAGIAVSTASHHLTVLRDAGLISSERDGARMLHLRTPLGEAMVGAAL encoded by the coding sequence GTGTATCGAAACTCTGTCGTCGCAGGTGCCGACACGCCACGAGAGGGCGTCGAGCATCCCGACCACCGCGTGGAGTTCCTTCTGAGCCCCGGAGACATCCAGGCGGTGCGATTCGGCATATCCCCCGGGCATGAGCTCGCCCACGCCGTGCGCGTGCTGCTGCGGCCGGCCCAGCATCCCCTGCAGTGGGGATGGCTGCGCGCCGTGCGCGATCGGCTGCCTCGCGAGAGCTTCCGCCTGCTCGCCGTCGTCGTCGGCGATGACGGCTATCTTCCCGACTTCTTCACGACCGCCCCCGCATGGGACATGACACCGGAGACCGAGCTGTCGGCGCTGCGCAGCGCACCCCTCGATCCACTGCGCGTCGACCTCGGCAAGATGGTCATCCGCTCGACCGGCGCTCGCCGACGCGCACTGCGCGACATGCAGCAGCAGCCCGAACGAGCGCGGGCGATGATCGCAGACGCCTGGTCGGAGATGTGGGATGCCGCACTGGCGCCGGTCTGGCCGCAGCTGGATCGGCTGCTGCGAGCCGACATCGCGGTCCGATCGCGAGTGATCGCCACGTCGGGGATCAGAGAGATGGCCGGGGGCCTCCACCCGAAGGTGACCTGGGGCGACGGGGCCGTGCGCGTCTCGCTGCGCCGCCACAGCGAGGTCGTCGACTGCCACGGGAGCGGGCTGGTGCTCGTTCCGTCGGTGATGTCGACATGGGGGTGCATGGTGCTCACCGAGCCGCCGGCGCAACCCACGCTGTTCTACCCGGCGCGCGGGGTGACCGCCGGCTGGTCGAGGGACGCCGCCGAGATCTCCGGGGCGCTGGGCGCCCTCCTCGGCCCCGCTCGCGCCGGCATCCTCCTGGGAGCCGGCACGTCCCGCACGACCTCGCAGGTCGCTCAGGACGCGGGAATCGCGGTGTCGACCGCATCCCACCACCTCACCGTGCTGCGCGACGCAGGACTGATCTCGAGCGAGCGCGACGGCGCGAGGATGCTGCATCTGCGCACGCCCCTCGGCGAGGCAATGGTCGGCGCCGCCCTGTGA
- a CDS encoding Lrp/AsnC family transcriptional regulator, whose protein sequence is MDDSVDRAILAEISRDGRATLSQLSDAVGLSVSAVQSRLRRLETRGIITGYRAILDPELVGTPLSAFIEITPLDPAQPDNAPELLEHLDAIEACHSIAGDASYMLFVRVASPRALEELVRDIRLAANVSTRTTVVLQTYYEHRPIISVAPDASA, encoded by the coding sequence ATGGATGACTCTGTCGACCGCGCGATCCTGGCCGAGATCTCACGAGACGGCCGTGCGACACTGTCCCAGTTGTCCGATGCTGTCGGCCTCTCCGTGTCGGCCGTGCAGTCACGTCTGCGTCGCCTCGAGACGCGCGGGATCATCACCGGCTACCGCGCGATCCTCGACCCCGAACTCGTCGGCACGCCCCTGTCCGCCTTCATCGAGATCACGCCGCTCGACCCGGCGCAGCCCGACAACGCCCCCGAGCTTCTCGAACACCTCGACGCGATCGAGGCGTGCCACTCGATCGCGGGAGACGCCAGCTACATGCTGTTCGTGCGGGTCGCCTCGCCCCGCGCGCTGGAAGAGCTCGTGCGCGACATCCGGCTGGCCGCGAACGTGAGCACCCGCACCACGGTCGTGCTGCAGACCTACTACGAGCACCGGCCGATCATCTCGGTCGCGCCGGACGCATCCGCATAG
- a CDS encoding DUF6421 family protein, with translation MSIISAHSTAVQAIVGEPEVVEDASIAEQSVAWAQLKDAAIAIREMQIKDGSIPDAAHHAAARDLVAAITAGIRALAPAFPHDAEYLAASVVDFDRWVSEGFGVPDFLDSLLAFQPQQHRVDGIRHLVVFPMYTQNGSSDRLVEALIVETIWPEFIAALEAGDYGNKLFVSLRLVDFTPGYDTNSAVLFPETVAMREIPSFTWGAIFQDREAARYRRVTRAAAAITNLDLPERASAMLDDQQVAEKTFVMWDIIHDRTHMRGDLPFDPFMIKQRMPFFLYSLEEMRCDMTAFRESVNIERTLAARIAAGEELTETEQEMHDYAHLVQYAVIFDRIFRFSITGTRTRNYDAVGGQLLFAWLHQRGVLHWTDTALTFDWDNVPDAVVALGDAIDDLYWHSIDRPKVAHWLAAYDLVRGTLTPHPASQWARGLSDEILAGAPKGYTDAVMDDEFPLSMFFETLDKKMKAVIESTVGIRGTDD, from the coding sequence ATGTCCATCATTTCTGCCCACAGCACCGCTGTTCAGGCCATCGTCGGCGAACCCGAGGTCGTCGAGGACGCATCGATCGCCGAGCAGAGCGTCGCCTGGGCTCAGCTCAAGGACGCCGCGATCGCGATCCGCGAGATGCAGATCAAGGACGGATCGATCCCGGATGCCGCGCACCACGCCGCGGCGCGCGACCTCGTCGCCGCGATCACCGCCGGCATCCGCGCACTCGCTCCCGCCTTCCCGCACGACGCCGAGTACCTCGCCGCCTCCGTCGTCGACTTCGACCGCTGGGTCTCGGAGGGCTTCGGCGTGCCGGACTTCCTCGACTCGCTCCTGGCGTTCCAGCCGCAGCAGCACCGCGTCGACGGCATCCGCCACCTGGTCGTCTTCCCGATGTACACGCAGAACGGATCGAGCGACCGACTCGTCGAGGCGCTGATCGTCGAGACGATCTGGCCCGAGTTCATCGCCGCCCTCGAGGCCGGCGACTACGGCAACAAGCTGTTCGTCTCGCTGCGTCTGGTCGACTTCACGCCCGGCTACGACACCAACTCGGCCGTGCTGTTCCCCGAGACCGTCGCGATGCGCGAGATCCCCTCGTTCACATGGGGCGCGATCTTCCAGGACCGCGAGGCCGCACGCTACCGCCGGGTCACCCGCGCCGCTGCCGCGATCACCAACCTCGACCTGCCTGAGCGCGCGAGCGCGATGCTCGACGATCAGCAGGTGGCTGAGAAGACCTTCGTCATGTGGGACATCATCCACGACCGCACCCACATGCGCGGCGACCTGCCCTTCGACCCGTTCATGATCAAGCAGCGGATGCCGTTCTTCCTCTACTCGCTCGAGGAGATGCGCTGCGACATGACGGCGTTCCGCGAGTCGGTGAACATCGAGCGCACCCTCGCGGCCCGCATCGCCGCGGGTGAGGAGCTCACCGAGACCGAGCAGGAGATGCACGACTACGCGCACCTCGTGCAGTACGCGGTGATCTTCGACCGGATCTTCCGCTTCTCGATCACCGGCACCCGCACGCGCAACTACGACGCCGTCGGCGGACAGCTGCTGTTCGCCTGGCTGCACCAGCGCGGCGTGCTGCACTGGACCGACACGGCGCTCACCTTCGACTGGGACAACGTGCCGGATGCCGTCGTGGCTCTGGGCGACGCGATCGACGACCTGTACTGGCACTCGATCGACCGCCCGAAGGTCGCGCACTGGCTCGCCGCGTACGACCTCGTGCGCGGCACGCTCACGCCGCACCCGGCATCGCAGTGGGCCCGCGGGTTGTCGGACGAGATCCTCGCCGGCGCGCCGAAGGGTTACACGGATGCCGTGATGGACGACGAGTTCCCGCTGTCGATGTTCTTCGAGACCCTCGACAAGAAGATGAAGGCGGTCATCGAGTCGACCGTCGGCATCCGGGGCACCGACGACTGA
- a CDS encoding SDR family NAD(P)-dependent oxidoreductase has translation MSVTDRTILLAGATSPSGLALARALVDAGARVVATGRSSERLHALDALGAQVEVADATSLASMTELASRLQAIDAVIPLVGGWRGGGGLAGQTDDDLHALMPAFDAVRATSRAFDSLLRASDAGRFAIVSSTAVGRPLAGGANYAAVKAASEAWTRAVAQGFAKAARDAVEPLRAASVVFRAKALDPDSLAPQVLTLWDADAADLNDRIITLD, from the coding sequence ATGAGCGTCACCGACCGCACGATCCTCCTCGCCGGAGCCACCAGCCCGTCTGGCCTCGCCCTGGCGCGAGCACTCGTCGACGCCGGGGCGCGCGTCGTCGCCACCGGCCGATCTTCAGAACGGCTGCACGCGCTCGACGCACTCGGCGCACAGGTCGAGGTGGCCGACGCGACCTCGCTGGCGTCGATGACGGAACTCGCTTCCCGCCTGCAGGCGATCGACGCCGTGATCCCGCTGGTCGGCGGCTGGCGCGGCGGAGGGGGCCTCGCCGGACAGACCGACGACGACCTGCACGCGCTTATGCCCGCGTTCGATGCGGTGCGCGCCACCAGCCGCGCCTTCGACTCCCTGCTGCGGGCCTCTGACGCCGGACGCTTCGCGATCGTCTCGTCGACAGCGGTCGGTCGCCCTCTGGCGGGAGGCGCGAACTATGCCGCCGTCAAGGCCGCGAGCGAGGCGTGGACGCGCGCGGTGGCGCAGGGCTTCGCGAAGGCAGCGCGGGATGCCGTCGAGCCCCTGCGCGCGGCATCGGTCGTCTTCCGCGCCAAGGCACTGGACCCGGACTCACTCGCGCCGCAGGTGCTCACACTGTGGGATGCGGACGCCGCCGATCTCAACGACCGGATCATCACGCTCGACTGA
- a CDS encoding MFS transporter has translation MERSAAKTAFANVLVNTLIANVTTSFLWFALTFWVYIETQSVLATGVIGGAYMLFIAFFAMIFGTIVDRNRKHTVMLLSSVISAVAFLIAGVLYVWQPEAALLDLGGPWFWLFSAIILFGGVIEQLRNIALSTTVTLLIPEDRRANANGLVGTVQGLAFLVTSVFSGLSIGFLGMGWTLAIAIGAMVLTFVHLLFIRIPEGAPQPDPDAKSALDFRGSVAAIRLAPGLFALIIFSTFNNLIGGVYMALMDPYGLTLFDAQMWGFALAFASTGFLIGGGLVAKFGLGAKPMRTLLLVVIAMGILGSVFMLREWWPLYVVGMWIYMALVPPVEAAEQTIIQKVVRYDRQGRVFGVAAAMEAAAAPITAFLIAPIAEFLIIPYMRTPEGQQQWEWLLGEGEARGIALICLFAGIIMVIAATLAFFTKSYRKLTELYANAPEQNPGDGEPDGDGDGAPDDAGENTGGGTGTGAEWNADAVAEGRADSAEDRSVDARVADAPPPLRGLPPEVPEARR, from the coding sequence ATGGAGCGCAGCGCTGCGAAGACCGCCTTCGCGAACGTCCTCGTCAACACGCTCATCGCGAACGTGACGACGAGCTTTCTGTGGTTCGCGCTGACCTTTTGGGTCTACATCGAGACGCAGTCCGTGCTCGCGACCGGCGTCATCGGCGGCGCGTACATGCTGTTCATCGCCTTCTTCGCGATGATCTTCGGCACCATCGTCGATCGCAATCGCAAACACACGGTGATGCTGCTCTCGAGCGTCATCTCGGCGGTCGCCTTCCTGATCGCAGGCGTTCTCTACGTCTGGCAGCCGGAGGCGGCGCTGCTCGACCTCGGCGGTCCGTGGTTCTGGCTGTTCTCGGCGATCATCCTGTTCGGCGGGGTGATCGAGCAGCTCCGCAACATCGCGCTCTCGACGACCGTCACGCTGCTCATCCCCGAAGATCGACGGGCCAACGCCAACGGCCTGGTCGGCACGGTGCAGGGTCTGGCCTTCCTCGTGACCAGCGTCTTCTCCGGGCTGTCCATCGGCTTCCTGGGCATGGGGTGGACGCTCGCGATCGCGATCGGCGCGATGGTGCTGACCTTCGTGCACCTGCTCTTCATCCGCATCCCCGAGGGGGCGCCGCAGCCAGACCCCGATGCGAAGAGCGCCCTCGACTTCCGCGGCAGTGTGGCGGCGATCCGGCTGGCCCCCGGACTGTTCGCGCTGATCATCTTCTCGACGTTCAACAACCTCATCGGCGGCGTGTACATGGCGCTGATGGATCCGTACGGTCTCACGCTCTTCGACGCGCAGATGTGGGGCTTCGCGCTGGCGTTCGCGTCGACCGGGTTCCTGATCGGCGGCGGGCTCGTGGCGAAGTTCGGCCTCGGGGCGAAACCCATGCGCACCCTGCTGCTCGTCGTGATCGCGATGGGCATCCTGGGGTCGGTGTTCATGCTGCGCGAATGGTGGCCGCTCTACGTCGTCGGCATGTGGATCTACATGGCCCTCGTGCCGCCCGTCGAGGCGGCCGAGCAGACCATCATCCAGAAGGTCGTCCGCTATGACAGGCAGGGGCGTGTGTTCGGCGTCGCCGCGGCGATGGAGGCCGCAGCCGCTCCGATCACGGCATTCCTCATCGCGCCGATCGCGGAGTTCCTGATCATCCCGTACATGAGAACCCCCGAGGGGCAGCAGCAGTGGGAATGGCTGCTGGGTGAGGGTGAGGCTCGGGGCATCGCCCTGATCTGCCTGTTCGCGGGCATCATCATGGTGATCGCCGCGACGCTGGCCTTCTTCACGAAGTCGTATCGCAAGCTCACCGAGCTCTACGCGAACGCGCCGGAGCAGAATCCCGGCGACGGCGAACCCGACGGCGACGGCGACGGCGCACCGGACGACGCAGGCGAGAACACGGGCGGCGGCACGGGCACCGGCGCCGAGTGGAACGCGGACGCGGTGGCCGAGGGCCGAGCGGATTCCGCGGAGGACCGCAGCGTCGATGCGCGCGTCGCGGATGCTCCGCCGCCCCTCCGAGGGCTCCCTCCTGAGGTGCCGGAGGCGCGCCGCTAG
- a CDS encoding threonine aldolase family protein, translated as MTIQHDPAVRGFASDNYSGVHPEVLAAIAAANGGHQVAYGEDAYTARLQEVFRAHFGEGVQAFPVFNGTGANVTGLQSMLPRWGAVIAASSAHINVDEGGAPEKIGGFKILAVPTDDGKLTPELVDREAWGWGDEHRAQPLVVSITQSTELGTLYSVDEIRALADHAHERGMTLHLDGARISNAAAALDVPLRAFTRDAGVDVLSFGGTKNGAMLGEAIVVLNPEASNGLQYSRKFNMQLSSKMRFVSAQLIALLEGDLWLRNAQHANAMAQRLRGAIEAGIAAGEITGVSFTQPTQANGVFAQLPDGIADQLREKFRFYDWDAARNEVRWMCGFDTEESDVDEFVAELARLTTR; from the coding sequence GTGACTATTCAGCATGACCCCGCGGTCCGGGGCTTCGCCAGCGACAACTATTCCGGCGTCCACCCCGAGGTCCTCGCGGCCATCGCAGCGGCGAACGGCGGCCACCAGGTCGCGTACGGCGAGGACGCCTACACCGCACGTCTGCAAGAGGTGTTCCGCGCCCACTTCGGCGAGGGCGTCCAGGCGTTCCCGGTGTTCAACGGCACGGGTGCGAACGTCACCGGCCTGCAGTCGATGCTGCCCCGCTGGGGAGCCGTCATCGCGGCATCCTCCGCGCACATCAACGTCGACGAGGGCGGAGCGCCCGAGAAGATCGGCGGATTCAAGATCCTCGCCGTCCCGACCGACGACGGCAAGCTCACGCCCGAGCTCGTCGACCGCGAGGCCTGGGGCTGGGGCGACGAGCACCGCGCGCAGCCGCTCGTGGTCTCGATCACGCAGTCGACCGAGCTCGGCACCCTCTACTCCGTCGACGAGATCCGGGCTCTCGCCGATCACGCGCACGAACGCGGCATGACCCTGCACCTCGACGGCGCGCGCATCTCGAACGCGGCCGCAGCCCTCGACGTGCCGCTGCGCGCGTTCACCCGCGACGCCGGCGTCGACGTGCTCAGCTTCGGCGGCACGAAGAACGGCGCCATGCTCGGCGAGGCCATCGTGGTGCTGAACCCCGAGGCATCGAACGGACTGCAGTACTCCCGCAAGTTCAACATGCAGCTGTCGTCGAAGATGCGCTTCGTCTCCGCCCAGCTCATCGCGCTGCTCGAAGGAGACCTGTGGCTGCGCAACGCCCAGCACGCGAACGCGATGGCGCAGCGGCTGCGCGGGGCGATCGAGGCCGGCATCGCGGCCGGTGAGATCACCGGCGTCTCGTTCACGCAGCCGACCCAGGCGAACGGCGTGTTCGCGCAGCTGCCCGATGGCATCGCCGACCAGCTGCGCGAGAAGTTCCGCTTCTACGACTGGGATGCCGCGCGCAACGAGGTGCGGTGGATGTGCGGCTTCGACACCGAGGAGTCCGACGTCGACGAGTTCGTCGCAGAGCTCGCGCGCCTCACGACACGCTGA
- a CDS encoding DUF4916 domain-containing protein: MAVRTPDPDPEPDDGMEGFGAAQPSRDSNPGWLSDFELAEARRHLPMLYVEAIPVRTDGSGQVTEIGILLRSTPMGEMTRTIVSGRVRFGETIRDALFRHVENDLGPMAFPLLPPQPLPFTVAEYFPIPGVSAYHDDRQHAVSLAFVVPVTGTCEPRQDALEVTWFSPEAAASDAVAAEMEGGRGTLIRLALANLGLLR, translated from the coding sequence ATGGCCGTCCGCACACCTGATCCCGACCCCGAGCCCGACGACGGCATGGAGGGCTTCGGCGCCGCACAGCCCTCGCGTGACTCCAACCCGGGGTGGTTGAGCGACTTCGAGCTGGCGGAGGCGAGACGCCATCTGCCCATGCTCTACGTCGAGGCGATCCCGGTGAGGACCGATGGCTCCGGGCAGGTGACCGAGATCGGCATCCTGCTGCGTTCGACGCCCATGGGCGAGATGACGCGCACCATCGTCTCGGGCCGAGTGCGGTTCGGCGAGACGATCCGCGATGCGCTGTTCCGCCATGTCGAGAACGATCTGGGCCCGATGGCGTTCCCCCTGCTGCCGCCGCAGCCGCTGCCCTTCACGGTCGCCGAGTACTTCCCGATCCCGGGGGTCAGCGCCTACCATGATGACCGTCAGCATGCCGTCTCGCTCGCATTCGTGGTGCCGGTCACCGGCACGTGCGAGCCGCGCCAGGATGCACTCGAGGTCACGTGGTTCTCGCCCGAGGCCGCGGCATCGGACGCCGTCGCCGCCGAGATGGAGGGCGGGCGAGGCACCCTCATCCGCCTGGCGCTCGCGAACCTCGGTCTGCTGCGCTAG
- a CDS encoding alpha/beta hydrolase, which produces MSEELMIDGLLTRWSTEDRAGMPLLVLLHGYGADEHDLFGLVPYLPDGIVVASVAAPLAPPWPMPGRSWYAIEGLDGRSSTSVTVAAEAFLRWLDDVRAHAPAVALLGFSQGAAVALQAMRLAPGSIDTVVALSGYAAPGELPGDDALTEARPHVFWGRGTNDQVIPQALVAHTAEWLPAHSELSGRVYTGLTHSISEEELRDVRAFLTKWLERAVEA; this is translated from the coding sequence GTGAGCGAAGAACTGATGATCGACGGGCTCCTCACGCGCTGGTCGACGGAAGATCGCGCGGGGATGCCGCTGCTGGTGCTGCTGCACGGATACGGCGCCGACGAGCACGACCTGTTCGGTCTCGTCCCTTACCTGCCGGACGGCATCGTGGTCGCGTCCGTCGCCGCCCCGCTCGCTCCCCCGTGGCCGATGCCCGGGCGCTCGTGGTACGCCATCGAGGGTCTCGACGGCCGCAGCTCGACATCCGTCACCGTCGCGGCAGAGGCGTTCCTGCGCTGGCTCGACGATGTCAGGGCCCACGCCCCTGCCGTGGCCCTTCTCGGGTTCTCGCAGGGTGCCGCCGTCGCCCTGCAGGCCATGCGACTCGCGCCCGGGAGCATCGACACCGTGGTGGCCCTCAGCGGTTACGCCGCGCCCGGCGAGCTGCCGGGCGACGATGCGCTGACCGAGGCGCGACCGCACGTCTTCTGGGGCCGAGGCACGAACGACCAGGTGATCCCCCAGGCGCTGGTCGCGCACACCGCCGAGTGGCTTCCGGCGCACTCCGAGTTGTCCGGACGCGTCTACACCGGGCTCACGCACAGCATCTCGGAGGAGGAGCTCCGAGACGTGCGCGCGTTCCTCACGAAGTGGTTGGAGCGCGCCGTCGAGGCGTGA
- a CDS encoding ABC-F family ATP-binding cassette domain-containing protein gives MSVPTLHSSVTLDRLTFTWPDGTSALDSVSGSFGSGRTGLVGRNGAGKSTLLRLMAGELTPTAGHLTTTGEVAYLPQQLTLDVDRRVADLLGVAPALDAVRAIGAGDVDQVHFDTVGDEWDIEARAEMSLADAGLAPEFLDRRVGELSGGEAVLVAIAGIRLRRAPITLLDEPTNNLDRDARARLAAMVRSWKGTLIVVSHDLSLLELMDDTAELYAQTLSVFGGPYSEWRAWLDAEQDAARQAEVTAKQEFRKEKRQRIEAEVKLAHRARTAKKAEIEKRVPKIVAHGRKMAAEVSAGRLRTEVGAKEDAARTALDEAGRRLRSDASMKIELPDPQVSRSRRIATIGDGERSWIIQGPDRVALIGRNGAGKTTLLERLVADVGHDSGEAPPLDADRPDPSGDGAGLRSSGARLVATALTDRIGYLPQRVDGLDENRSVFENIADAAPQVPEKELRNRLARFLIRGATAERHVAALSGGERFRVALAKLLLSDPAPHLVVLDEPTNNLDIDTVDQLVEALRAYRGAVLVVSHDDAFLARLDLGLTLEIDVDGSLTAR, from the coding sequence ATGTCAGTCCCCACTCTTCATTCATCGGTCACCCTCGATCGACTCACCTTCACCTGGCCCGACGGCACGTCAGCGCTCGACTCGGTCTCCGGATCATTCGGCTCCGGTCGCACCGGCCTCGTCGGTCGCAACGGCGCCGGCAAGTCCACGCTGCTGCGGCTGATGGCGGGCGAGCTGACCCCGACGGCCGGGCACCTCACCACCACCGGCGAGGTCGCCTACCTGCCGCAGCAGCTCACACTCGACGTCGACCGCCGGGTCGCCGATCTTCTCGGAGTGGCTCCCGCCCTCGATGCCGTCCGTGCGATCGGCGCGGGCGACGTCGATCAGGTGCACTTCGACACGGTCGGCGACGAGTGGGACATCGAAGCGCGCGCCGAGATGTCCCTGGCAGACGCCGGGCTCGCCCCCGAGTTCCTCGACCGGAGGGTCGGCGAGCTGTCGGGTGGTGAGGCCGTGCTGGTCGCGATCGCCGGCATCCGTCTCCGGCGCGCGCCGATCACCCTGCTCGACGAACCGACCAACAATCTCGACCGCGACGCCCGCGCGAGACTCGCGGCGATGGTCCGCTCGTGGAAGGGCACACTCATCGTTGTCAGCCACGACCTGTCGCTGCTCGAACTGATGGACGACACCGCCGAGCTCTACGCCCAGACGCTGAGCGTGTTCGGCGGGCCGTACTCCGAATGGCGCGCCTGGTTGGACGCCGAGCAGGATGCCGCGAGGCAGGCGGAGGTGACGGCGAAACAGGAGTTCCGCAAGGAGAAGCGCCAGCGCATCGAGGCCGAGGTCAAGCTCGCCCACCGAGCGCGCACCGCCAAGAAGGCCGAGATCGAGAAGCGCGTGCCGAAGATCGTGGCCCACGGGCGCAAGATGGCGGCCGAGGTGTCGGCGGGCAGGCTGCGCACGGAGGTCGGGGCGAAGGAGGATGCCGCCCGCACCGCGCTCGACGAGGCGGGGCGGCGCCTGAGGTCCGACGCGTCGATGAAGATCGAGCTGCCGGATCCGCAGGTGTCACGCAGTCGTCGCATCGCGACGATCGGCGACGGCGAGAGGTCGTGGATCATCCAGGGTCCCGATCGGGTCGCGCTGATCGGGCGCAACGGCGCCGGAAAGACCACGCTGCTCGAACGGCTCGTGGCCGACGTCGGCCACGACTCCGGAGAAGCGCCGCCGCTCGACGCGGATCGGCCCGATCCGTCGGGTGACGGCGCGGGTCTCCGGAGTTCCGGAGCGCGCCTCGTCGCGACAGCTCTCACCGACCGGATCGGCTACCTGCCGCAGCGCGTCGACGGGCTCGACGAGAACCGGTCGGTGTTCGAGAACATCGCGGATGCCGCACCGCAGGTGCCCGAGAAGGAGCTGCGCAATCGCCTCGCACGGTTCCTCATCCGAGGGGCCACCGCGGAGCGACATGTCGCCGCTCTGTCAGGCGGCGAGCGGTTCCGCGTGGCTCTGGCGAAACTGCTGCTCTCGGACCCCGCACCCCACCTCGTGGTGCTGGACGAGCCGACGAACAACCTCGACATCGACACGGTCGATCAGCTGGTCGAGGCGCTCCGGGCATACCGCGGGGCGGTGCTGGTCGTGAGTCATGACGATGCGTTCCTCGCGCGTCTCGACCTGGGACTCACGCTCGAGATCGACGTCGACGGCTCACTGACCGCGAGGTGA
- a CDS encoding DUF6157 family protein, translating into MATHTTNYASTFIEVAEDCPVDHAEEPPTGERPTIAALHYRLIAEEPYARTSDDVIFTTHALRAGIDPDDSAAREAFFSKGQPCLRSSPLGKRYGWGIAHDAEGRVALVPRESEDYTLLAADPAIAHTRAMRSRRA; encoded by the coding sequence ATGGCGACGCACACCACGAACTACGCGAGCACGTTCATCGAGGTCGCAGAAGACTGTCCCGTCGACCACGCCGAAGAGCCGCCGACGGGTGAGAGGCCCACGATCGCCGCACTGCACTATCGACTGATCGCGGAAGAGCCGTATGCGCGCACCTCCGACGACGTGATCTTCACCACCCATGCGCTGCGTGCCGGGATCGACCCCGACGACTCCGCCGCACGCGAGGCGTTCTTCTCGAAGGGGCAGCCCTGCCTGCGCTCATCACCGCTGGGAAAACGCTACGGGTGGGGGATCGCCCACGACGCCGAGGGGCGGGTCGCGCTCGTCCCTCGAGAATCCGAGGACTACACCCTGCTCGCCGCCGACCCCGCGATCGCCCATACCCGGGCGATGCGGAGCCGACGGGCGTGA